CACGTATGCTTATGACATTAACTGTATTTAAATATCTTAACATTGAGCAACAAACTTAACGATCATTTTTACGTAATTTCTGTCCAAAAACATGAACACGTGCCATCAAATCGGCCTAAATCTTGTAGAATAGACCCAATCGCCAATCATATCTTCAtacaaattattctttatttattacgAAACCTCCAGTAATTGCACATGCCATGTAGCACAAATAAATTTGACAATTAAATAAAACCAAgctattaattataataatttaattaatcatgaAGTTTTATATACAGTAAAAAACTGTCCTATcatgaaagaaaaattattaaattgaaaaaaaatctcaaaaaatATTTGAAGTGGTGGAAATGGAATTCCACGAAATTGGCCCCACGAAATTGCAGTCCCACAAAATTTTCCATTATAAAAAGCCCTCCACTCGTTGTACTAAACCTACTCTCTTAATCTCTTTCCCACTTTCAAAAAATTTGTTTCACAAATTCTTAATCTTTTTTTCGTGAATGTTTACAACAACTATTGATCTTGATCATTTTTTCTCCATATAAATCAATATTAAACCTCATTAGTGGTTTAATCACATAAACAAGCTTTTTATTATGTAATTGGGAAATAGATGGAAGTTAGCAGAAAACAGAATGCTTCGTCGCCGTGCGCCGCCTGCAAGCTCCTCCGGCGGAGGTGCTCGCAGGAGTGCATCTTCGCGCCGTATTTCCCGGCGGAGGAGCCGGGAAAGTTTGCGGGCGTGCACAAGGTGTTCGGAGCTAGCAACGTTAGCAAGATGTTGCAGGTAAGTAGGTAGTGATGGTGATGGATGTTGTTACATATATAGGTCTGATGGAAATTGTATTGTCAGGAGTTGCCGGAGGAGCACAGAGGCGACGCGGTGAGCAGTATGGTGTACGAGGCTAATGCGAGGATGCGGGACCCGGTGTACGGGTGCGTCGGAGCCATCTCGTATCTGCAGCAGCAGATCGACGCCCTGAGGCAGCAGCTCGCCCTCACTCAGGCCGAGATGCTGCACCTCAGGCTCCGCAACCAAGCCACCAGCCCCACTAATTCCTACACATTGTTGTCCCATTCCAAACCCTCCAATTTCGACATGGATATGGGGGTCGAGCATGCCAGCTTCAGAGAATCCATGTGGTCGTCTACTTAGATTACATACATATCCTACATGCCCAGCATAGGCACCCACCGAGTTCCTATGACTATTTTTTTGGATCTGGGCTTGTTTGTATTGTTATTATGATTATAGATTTCATCATGTTTTGTTAGTATGAATTTGTAATAATTAAGCAAACACTCCTCCTCATGGTTGATTGATTCCAAAGCAAACACAAGTTCAAGTACACAAACAAAGTTTACAAGTATAAATACAAGAAATCTTCCTTGCCTCCCCTGAATCTTCCTTGCCTCCCCTGCAACAGAGAAACAAAACAATGAATGGCAGTATTGTATATGAGAGAAAGGTGTAATGAATGGTATTACCTTCAGACATTGGGATCAATGAGTTCTCCATTCAAGTACTCTCTGTAAGCAGCAATGGGCCAGATGAAACCCCTCCAGGCGAGGCTGTTAGCCAATGGAACATCGATGATGATCTCCTTCTGGGTGGGCTTCTTGTCGTCTCTGATGGCGATCAAGTAGCTCCTTCCCACCCATCCGATCCATCCAGCAATGTACAAGAAGAGGATTCCCGGGGTGATGAACTCGCCCCAGTGCCTCTGATCGCCGCTCACGATCAAGTGAGGCAGCCCATCCGCGCCGCACAGCAGCCCTTGCTTCCCGTAGTTGTCGAACCTGCACCACCCACTTCTCAAATACCAATACCGCTATTCTACTTGATTCATTAATTATGATGACTTGGCTTACCTGCGCTTCGTCTTCTCCACGGTCGCCTGGATGGCCAGGGCCGGGGCGCTGTCGGGGGCGTACAGCTTCAGCGACGACTCCAGCTTCTTGATCTCATTCTTCTCGCGCTTCGCGAACTGTTTCGACTCCTTGCACGGGGTCAGCCCCGAGATGTCGGCGGAGGCCGGCAGCACCGGCGCCGACAAGATGATGGAGGAGAGGGCCAGCGCCGCCGAGAACGCCTTCAGCTCAGACCATGAATTTTCTTGGTTGGGAGCGTTAGCCTGGCATACTATGGCGGCGCTTCTTGCCTTCTGGAACCCCAGTTTGGGCGTCGAGATGGATTTCGAGAGGTTGGTGGGGATTGTGAGCGacatctttcttcttcttgatgaAAAGAAATTTGTGCTCCTTGTGATTATGAAGATGAGTGGAGTGTGGAGAGATGAATTTTAGATTTTGGTTTGGAGAGAGGATAAGGTGGATTGGATTGTGTATGCTGACATGGACTCTTCTGATTGGGGCTGCGCTTTGAGATTCCATCTATCCGAGACTGCACTCGTGCTGCCTCCACAAGTTTATACATCCCAAAATATGATATAGATTCTTCTACTACACCACGGCCTACTGCTGCTATACTTAAATCGTCGCATCTCCATATTATTGTGCCTactaatatccaaatatacatTAATACAATTTATTCAGACTACAATCCCAAAACATTCTACAGCTTAGTAATAAAAGAAAACGTGCGATGAACTAGACAAGAAAATAATTGCAAAATTATCTTTGCTAGCTTTAAGTCACAGAAATTTAGCTGCATTATATACATCGACATAAGATTTTGCAACAAAAATTCTACTTCGCCTGCAAATTTTTACTGTAATTTTCAGCATTATTTCCTCAATGTCACTCAAATATTACACATCCGGGCCGAataaataactaattcattTGATACCGCAGGACCTTCTATTCATATTTTGCTGAGCAGCAGACGGGGGGCATCGGCTAACTCGATGAACTCCCAACTTGAGACTAAGCGAATCTATCCGATTGAAAGATGAATTCGCCTCATTGATAGCACCACATGGTCTTGAATTCAGAATATATATTGAGCATTTCATCGAGTAACCAACCATCCGGGTTTAAGTAAGATATCTGTCTTGAAATTGCGACCACTGACAGAAGTGGATTCACCTTGACGACGGTAGCACTGCGAGAAAGGTGTCCATCAATTAGGAAGCATGAACTAGACGAATATGCGGATGTACAAACATAAATACTAGAAAATGAACAAACACCAAACCTTGTAACAAACAACTGAATCATCTGGGTACATCGCAAACAGTTTGGTACCAAGACGAGCATGGCAAGAATCACAAGTGCTTTCATCATTAATCTGCACGAGGCGGGACCTCTCTTCCAGTCTTGCTAAGCTCGCATCAACGTCCAAGGCATGAGACATCTTGTGAACAATCTGCAAAAGACGGTATCTTAGCAGTCTACAAGGGCCTGATTATCATGAAtatcatcaacaaatttcttTTTACCCAATTAAACTTCGGAACCTAAAATCCTGACAATTTCTTATGCCAAGCAACTCATTTTTGAATGTCAAATGATAATCCAAAACCATTTGTGATAACTGTTCCCAGAGAAAAGATGAGACGAGAAGGAACGAATCATAAACAATTGTTTGACATCAGGGCAAATATGGCTGTACAGCATTGCAAAGAGAAAGAATGAATATTAACAATTAACTGGCAGGAGTACATCATGAAACATACTCTTCCTTGCAGACGATGATGCTGCCGGGCCTTTAACATTCTTAATATTGTATCTGAAGCAAGCTGGAGGGGCATATCCGGTGATAATCTCTGGGACAGGAATAAGTAATATAAATAGAGTAGAACACTAAGTCGAATTGATAATCACAAAAAGAATGCTAGTGGCATGGGGCAAGCGGGATGCAAACCTATACCTCAAGCACTTTCAAAGGATCTAGCATTTCTCCATGATTGTGGAGAAGACGGACGGCGGCTTTGAACATGGGCTCTCTGCCATCCTTAGGGTCCAAATATATGTCGAGCAACCTGATGGAATCATGGAGAAACAATAATATTATGCCATGATGAAAGTATTCTCACCAAAATTCAAGAAATAGAAAGAGAGAAAGATAACTGACTGCATATAAGCATCTGGTCTACCAATCTCCGCGCAGTAGTTTTCAGCAGCTTCAAAGTTCTCCAGTTTCCTAATAAAGTAAAAGGGACATATAACCCCGTCACTCTACATCATGATAAACTTGATTACATATCATATCTCCCTATCTTTCATGCACTATAATACAATGATAAGTAGGACAAAATATGTCAGCCCTTATAGGATAAAAGGAAGGAACCAACTATCCTACTTTTGATAGTGTTGTGAACTTACAAAGCCAAAATATCTAGCACAAGTGTTTCTTGGCCAAGCCTCCTATAAAGAATAGCCTGCCAAAGGCAACCAAGCCAGATTAGTTAGTATTAGAGAGTAAAAGTAACGATTTAATATCAGATTCAGCTGTTAATAAGCCAAAAACATTTTATATACTTATTTCTTGAAGTAAAATAGACATACTGAATCAGATATATTCTGGTTCTGTAAGGAGAGAACTATTAGTCAACCTTTTCAAGCCAAAGTTCTGACTCTTCAATCATATCAAGGACCTCTTCTGCATCATATAGGGCTGATGACTGTAAGAATATCTGGAGTCTTTCCCTAACAGGAGTATCAAAAATTGAACTCCTATTCTCAGACACGTTCATCTCATTGAGAGAATTTTGAGTTGAAAGCTCCACAGGATAAGTTTCAAGTGCTGACTTTGCAAGCAAGAGTGCATATGTTGTATGGAACTGCGAGTCCTCAGAATCTTGGTCTTCAATCAACCACTGGAGATATCTGTTATGCATTACACAAAATTATTAATGATTGACAACCACATAAATGATTCTGATACGGCAATCATGATAAGTCGAGGCAAACAAAGAtttcttaaaaattaaaatgattagGTAGAAATGCTAGCGTAAACTATAATTCAAGTGTACTAACTGGACGAAGTACCAAGGAGAAGTAAGAAATTCACCATTTCTATGTAATTAAAAAacaatgtactccctccgtcccacttatcttggcacTTTTACTTTGGGCATGGAAATTAAGAATAaggggttaagagtgtaaagtgagTGGGGACCActtgtttaatgtgtgtagagaaggtagggaccacatactatttttgcTAAGTGCCATTATaaatgggacaaactaaaaaggaaagtgtgccaagataagtgggacggagggagtaatacctTTGAAGAATTTCCACTTTTTTGGGATCAATTGCAGCAATAACTTCATCTGCCATGGTAAAAGTTGCATCAAAATCAGCAACACAAAGAAGGATTAATGCACCAAAATATAACAGCAAAAGTACTACAAGTCTACAACTAAGAATCACAAGTTTCGCAGAAAAAAATCAGGGATAACATTATTAAAGGTCAACTGAAGTAATTTGAATTGCCGAAAACTAGACAAAAAAAATGTCAGACATACAGTAGCTCTCACAAGCCCAGAATATACATTTTTATCTAAAGGAACAGATCAACCAACTAGCAATCAGTGGCAGAAAGGTGACGTGGCAAGTCTGCTAGCAACCAGCACAATTCTTTTCATTCAAACAAAGGAACTTAGGTGAATATATAATCTTAGTAAGTTACAAAAAACCAACTAGGGAACTCGTCTCTTTTGATACAATACATACTAGTCCCTCAAACCTAATCCTGGAAACTTCTCCGGTCttgaaatataaatataaaaagcaCATGCTTGGAATATCATGACTCCTATATAATGTTCCTGATAGCCTTGCCTGGTGATAGTAAATCGCTCCTTTTTTCTGATATCAGAATTTGAACTGCAAGCACCTGGTTGATATCTGCAATCTAGAAAAAGAAACGAAAGGCCACATACAAAATCAGATATATCAATCAAAAAGCTGAAAATGATTTAGAAGGGTTAGTTGTGAACCCATCCGAAGTGTTGAAGTATCAAATCTTGGTCAGATGACTCCTCAAGAATCTTAGATGCCTCTGTTGCTGCAGCCTCCCGATTTGAGATAAATCTTCTAGAGGGATCTTGTAAATCAGTTTCCTCGGATTGTTCGTTACGATAGCTGCCTGATGAATATTTTCTGGCCAATACACGCCAAGTA
The genomic region above belongs to Salvia miltiorrhiza cultivar Shanhuang (shh) chromosome 5, IMPLAD_Smil_shh, whole genome shotgun sequence and contains:
- the LOC131026324 gene encoding LOB domain-containing protein 4-like, translated to MEVSRKQNASSPCAACKLLRRRCSQECIFAPYFPAEEPGKFAGVHKVFGASNVSKMLQELPEEHRGDAVSSMVYEANARMRDPVYGCVGAISYLQQQIDALRQQLALTQAEMLHLRLRNQATSPTNSYTLLSHSKPSNFDMDMGVEHASFRESMWSST
- the LOC131026312 gene encoding photosystem I reaction center subunit III, chloroplastic; its protein translation is MSLTIPTNLSKSISTPKLGFQKARSAAIVCQANAPNQENSWSELKAFSAALALSSIILSAPVLPASADISGLTPCKESKQFAKREKNEIKKLESSLKLYAPDSAPALAIQATVEKTKRRFDNYGKQGLLCGADGLPHLIVSGDQRHWGEFITPGILFLYIAGWIGWVGRSYLIAIRDDKKPTQKEIIIDVPLANSLAWRGFIWPIAAYREYLNGELIDPNV